GATATGTAAAAGAAAACTTTGCGTCTAAACACAAGCGTTACCTGATACACAGCACGGATTCCCCTTATGAGGCCTTGGATTATATGCAAAAAATTTTGCCCCAAGATTACATGGAAATCTTTACTTCAAAAAAATAATCTTCCTCATATAGTTAAATTTATGAAAAAATTATCTTCCTGGGTACAGCCGTCGACAACTGTGCTCAAAAAGGGTTATAGCCTAAATAGCAGATTGGAAAGCATCGCTGTTTTTTTAATGCTGCTGGTTGTTTTTTTAAATCCCTTCCCACACACAACATTTTTAGACCAGTTGTTTTTTTATACTGCCATTTTGCCCATGATCGTCATGGTTCGAAATAACCATAACGTTTTTTATTATAAGACGCCCCTGCTCTATCCCTTGGCCTTGTTTCTTTTCTGGGCCGCAATAAGTGTCGTGTTTGCGATGGATAAGCCGGATAGTGCCCATGACCTGTATTCCCATTTGATCCGTTATTTGATCTTTTACCTGGTCGTAATAAATTTGTTCACCACAAAAAAACGTCTGTTATTCCTTGCCGCTTGTGTTGTGCTCTCGGAAGTTGTTTTTGCCGCCGGCGGTTTGATTTTATATTACGGTATACTAAAGCATGACATCATTTCGCGCTTTTTTGTCAAGGGTTTTAAAGCAATTGCCACGGATACGATTCCTTTTGGATTTATGTTTGGCCTTTTTTTAGCCGTGTGGTTGTTTAAAATGTGTCAAAATAGATTCCAGCGTTCTTTTCTGGCAGTGGCAATTATGATTTTAACCATATCTACCATCGCAACCCAATCAAGGGGAGCGGTTTTGGCGCTGTGTATCGCTTTTCCTGTACAACTACAGTATCACAAAAAAATTTTAAGCCTTCTGCTGCTTGCTATAATTTTAGCTATATCCCTAAGCCCTATGCAAAAGAGAATTACATTTCAACATCTTAAAGACAATGCGAGGAGAGGTTTAATTCTCTATTCAATAGAGATAATAAAAGATTATCCTGTTTTTGGAACCGGCTTTTCAATTGATACGTTCCGGAACCCTAAATTCATCGATAAAAAAACATATATATCCAGAATACCTCAAAAATACGGAAAGATTCCGTTTCACAGGCCACATAACATGTTTTTGAGCATGGCCACCAGGACAGGTATTTTGGGGATGGTACTGTACGCTGGAATATTTGCCGTCTGCATATTCGTTTGCTGTCGGCTGATTTTATATGGAAAAGATCCCTTCATACAAAGCCTTTCAAGATGTTGCCTTGCACTTTTAACCATGTTTCTGGCAAATGGCGTGTTGCAGGTCATGACCACACACTTTATTGATATGATCCAATTTATCATCTTTGCATTGGTGACTATTGTATGGAAAATAAACGAAAAGAACCTGGCGCCCGCGACATGAGAGAGGATTCAGACGGAAGGAACATGGATAACTTTTTTTTCAAAAGGATAGCTATTGAAGGTGACGCCCATTTATTTGCCTGTAAAGGGTGTTCTCACGTAGCGAATACCGGAAAAGTTGAAAATGCATTCTTGTTTAAAAGGCAATTACACGCCAGTATTTATAAGGTGGACAATCATATTCTAAAGGTTTGTTACGGCCAATCAATCCCGAAAGATATGTTTAGAAAATATGCCTTAAGCTCCCAGGCAGAAAGAGAATCAAAAAGTGCTGCCATTTTGTCTGAATTGGGTCTGCTTACCCCAAAAACTAATTTTTCAGCGTTCTCTGTATTCCCGAAAATGCGCAATGGTGTTGAATCAATGCATGAAATGAATTTCATGGTTGGTTACGACGACTTAAATCCCAGGTTTGTATACCGCCCGGATTGCCTTCACATCATCCGGTGCTTTGGGCGGGATCTGGCAGTAATGCTTAATGCAATGCTCTGCCCTAAGGACTTGGGACTTGGAAATATCATGTATCATCCGGGTAACGACAAGCTGGCCTGGATAGACTCGGATTTAAGACACTTCAAAAATAAAGAGACGCTGGCCCGAATGGTCATGAGCAGACTGGGTCGTAGATTTTTAAACTACCTGGATAATTGTCAGGCAGATACGTTTTGGCGGTCATTTTGCGAGAAATCGACACTCTTTACCGAAAAAAAAGAGCTGCTTTCCTACGGCAAAATTGATTATAGCAAAACTCGAGCGCTCCAGGACGTCCATCAGAATACCAAATAACCGATAATTATGATCATCATCAGTGCATCAATTCCCATTGACTTATTCGGGGTAACCAGAAGACGCCCTGCTTTGCCTGTTTATTTGGCTCAAAACAAATTTTTTTAGGCTCTGGGAATTGAAAAACTGTAACCGAATACCCATAACAGCAACTGTTATATCCCTGAAGTATAAGGGATTTACCTTTACCCAGTCTTTCTGAGTTGTCAGAATAAGATCAACATTCAACGCCTTAGCCCGGTTTGAAATCTTTCTAAAATCAGGCTCAATATATCGATAATGGTCACAAAATTCAAAATGATCGGCAATGTTTACACCCAGGTCCTGTGCGGATTGTGCAAAGGAGTCGTTCCGGGCCAGGCCTGAAAACAAAACCGCCCGTTTCCCTTGCAACCACTGGGATTGAAAATCATCTTTATAATCGTCTTCCCCGGCTGAAAACAATTGCGCCACAAAAGGCTCATGCATAGAGAAAAAAATGGGCACAGACGGCAATCTTTTGATGATATCGTCTACAAAGGATCGGTTTCCAGGTTCCAGAAACGGGTCCATTTGAAATACATCCGGGGGACACCGGGTAAACACCACAGCATCAATTCTCTTTTCGGCCATACAAAGGGTTTCACGCAAACGACCTGCCGGAAGCATGCGACCGTTGCCCAAGGGTTGTGTGTAATCCAGAAGCACTAAATTCAGATCCCGGGCTAATCTCAAATGCTGGAATCCGTCATCCAAAATGATCACATCGGGTGCAAAAGTTTCCAAAGCCAGAAGCCCCGCCTCATACCGATCTTGCCCCACGACTACCGGAAAGATTTTTTCCATGGCCATCATGTAGGGCTCATCCCCACAGGTCTTTGCATCCAGAAACACATCCCGGCCATCCGATACCACAGCCGCCCCGTTTTCAAGTGTTCCCCTGTAACCCCGGCTGATCACAACAGGCCGCAATCCTTTTTCCACCAACATTTTTGCCAGCCAAACCGCCATGGGAGTTTTACCGGACCCGCCCACGGCAAGGTTACCAATGGAGATCACAGGGCAATCAAGGCGCCGTTTTTTTTTTAAACCGGTTTCATACATCGCATAACGCAGCCTGACACCGGCCTGATAAAGACAAGCACATCCGGCCAGCACCTGATCAAAGGATAACGCATCAAAAGGTCCAGGGGTTTCCATGGTCTGCAATACCCGTTTTTCTATCCGGTCCAGCCAAGATTTAATCAAGAAAGGACTCCATCCTGCCTAAACAATTATCGATCGCCCCTGCGTTGTCTTTAAAAATTTGCAAGGCATTTTGTCCGATACGCCTGCAATGATCCGGATTGCGGAGCATGTGCTCCAATTCACGGGCCAGGGCTTTTTCGTCATTGACCTGGATACCGCCTTCACCCTGGATAAATAACTGTGCCATTTCACGAAAATCCGTCATATGGCTGCCAAATAATACCGGCTTGCCAAACACGGCCGGTTCCAAAAGATTATGCCCGCCCCTGTCCACCAAAGAACCACCCACAAAGGCAAACTCGCAGACAGCATAGGCCTTGGCCAGAACGCCAATGGTGTTAAGAAACATAATATCTACATTTCTTTTATTTTCCAATGGATCCAGGTAGCATGCCACCTTGAATCCTTCCAGGGGCAATTCTCTGAGCAAGACGGGACACCGGCACGGATCCCGGGGCGCAATGACAAGTTTGAGCGCAGGATCCCGTCGCCTTGCCTGGATAAACGCTCGGATCACCATGGATTCTTCACCGGGATGAGTAGAGCCGGCAATCATTATTCGGTAACCCGGGTGAAACCCCAGATCCCGGGCAAGGCCTGAAATATCTTCTGGTGACAACCCGGGACGAGGCTGGTCAAACTTGATATTGCCGGTAACCTGTATACGGTTTGCGGGCACACCAAGCTGTTCAAAACCCAAGGCATCCTGCCGGGTTTGGGCCATGACACAGGAAAGCTTTGAAAAAAACAATTGAGCCAACGGCCCTATACATCGATACCCCTTTAAGGATTTTGGCGACAACCGGGCATTCACAAGAACCACGGGAATCCCGCGTCGATGCATGACAGACAAAAAACCTGGCCATAGATCCGTTTCCACCAGACAAACAATATCCGGTGAAATGCGCCAAGCAACCCGCATCACTGCAAACCAGAAATCAAAGGGGAAATACCCCACAGCCGAGACCAGGGAGCCTGACCGCTCCGGTGGCATCAACTCAAGGGCACGCTCAAATCCGGTTTTAGTGGATGCTGTCAACACAATGTGGTGTGTCGGATATTTCTTTTTCAAAGCCTGTACCAGGGGCAGACTTGAATTCACTTCACCCACAGACAGGGCATGCACCCAAATTCTTCGGGTGTTCGCTTCTTTTTTAGGAAGCCGGGTAAAAAGCCCTAAGCGCTGCAATAAATTGGCCCGCCGTTTGGCTGAAACCATCCAGATCACAGGTAAAAAAGGCAGGCAGAAAAAAAACACCGCAAAGGTAAAAAGATGATAAAAAACAATCATAAAATCAGCATTATTCCGTTTGAATCAGATATATACAGCCCAGACATAGAAAAACTATATTGCCCAACCAAGCCGCCACCATCGCCGGCAAAATCTTTGCATAGCCCAAAGAGGCAGTAAACCCAAAGACAAACCAGTACAAAAAACAAAACCCCATGCCCACGGCAATACCAACGGGCAGGTTGGTCTTCACAAAACCCCTCATGCCTGTAGCGGCCCCTGTCAACGCCATGATCACACAGATAAAAGGAAATGCCAGCTTACCATACATGTCCACCTTATACGTGGTGGCATCATACCCTTCGGCACTTACTTTTTCGACATATTGTCTAAGCTCGGTATAACTCATCTCGTTGGTCTTTTTGGCCATGCGACCAAGATCTTCAGGATTGAGATTCAGGGTGGTGACCTTTCTGGGCTTTATAGCCACACGATAATCATCAATTTTAGGATCATACACCTGTTCCGTCACATCTTCCAGAATCCATTGCCCGTTGTCATAGCCACCTTTTTCCGCATCAATACGCCAAGCAATCTTAAAATTATCCCCCATGGTTGTGCATGTAACGCCGGCCACCGTTTTTTGAACCGGGTCAAAAAAATTAATGTGCACCAGGGTTTTGTCCGAACGGATCCAGATGTCTTTTCGACTGTGAACAACGCCTTTATTTTCAACCATCTCATGGTAGCGGATGTGGTTGGAACGTGCCATGGACAAGGGGATCAAAGTTTCACCCAGCAACACCATCAACAGCGCCAATGCACATCCGACCCAAACGGCCGGTTTGACCAGAAAATAAACGGAGATGCCCGAAGACTTTAACGCAGTAAGCTCTTCGTTCCGGTTCATGAGACCAAACACGCAAATAACGGCAAGAAGCAGTCCTGCCGGAGTAAACTGAACAAACATATACGGCATCTTAAGCAGCACATACCAGAGCCCCCGGCCCAAGGAAACATCATATTCAAGCATCCTGTCCATATGCGACAAGTAATCAATGAACACAAACAAGACCATGACCAATGCCTGGATAATAATAAAAATTCGGATAAACTCTTTGAGCCAGTATTTGTGCAGGCATTTGATCATGACTTTGTGGTCCCTTTTCTAAAACGACCCATAACAGCTGCCGGAAGATGTTGTATCCAAAGCGGCAGATGCACGGGCCGCTCTTTGGCATTACGGATTAAAAGGAAAATCCCAGCCCCTCCCATGACCACATTGGGCAGCCACATGCCAATGACCGGCGGATAGCGCCCGGCCTCGCCGCCGGACCAGCCAAAGGCCAGCAGCAGATAGTAAAGCAGAAAAAAACCGATGCCCATACCCAAACCGTTTGATTTTCTTAAAGAGGAGGACTGAACGCCAAGAGGAAACGCCAACACGCCCAAGGCAAGACATGCAAAGGGAATGGAAAATTTTTCATGCAGCACCAGCCGCGCCTCACTGTCCATTTCAGAATTTTTAAACCCCTTACGGATACGCTGGACCAGCTCATGCAGACCCATTTCATCAAAATCTTTTCTCACTGCTTTGGTCTGATTTTTCTGCATGCCGGCAAGATCGATATTGATGTCATAGTGGCCGAAATTAATACTGGTCACGGAATGATCCTGAACATTGACCTGGTTGATCATACCGTCATACAGCCGAATCGTGTATACATCGCGGTTTTCCTGGCGCACCAGGCGCCCCCGGGGTGCCGTTGAGATGGAAACCATATCGGCCGTTCGGCGGTCCTCAATGAATACGTCCGTCAAATCCCGGGTGTTCATGTCCACATGGGCCACATAAATCATGATCCCGTCAAGCTGACTGTTGAACTGACGTTCCTGCAGCGCCGCATCAATACTGGATCTGGCAAGCTCTATGGTTTTCACCTTCAAGGCCAGTTTACCTTTGGGAATCCCATAAACCGTCACCCACATGGTGATTAAAAAGGTCATCAAAGAGAACAAGAGAACCGGCGGTAAAAGTTTATACAAAGACATGCCGGCGCCTTTCAGGGCGATAATTTCATTTTCCCCTGACATGCGCATGACGGTCAAAAGCACCGAAACCATAGCTGACATAGGAATGGTAAACTCCATGAATCGCGGCAGGGTA
This window of the uncultured Desulfobacter sp. genome carries:
- a CDS encoding O-antigen ligase family protein; its protein translation is MFTTKKRLLFLAACVVLSEVVFAAGGLILYYGILKHDIISRFFVKGFKAIATDTIPFGFMFGLFLAVWLFKMCQNRFQRSFLAVAIMILTISTIATQSRGAVLALCIAFPVQLQYHKKILSLLLLAIILAISLSPMQKRITFQHLKDNARRGLILYSIEIIKDYPVFGTGFSIDTFRNPKFIDKKTYISRIPQKYGKIPFHRPHNMFLSMATRTGILGMVLYAGIFAVCIFVCCRLILYGKDPFIQSLSRCCLALLTMFLANGVLQVMTTHFIDMIQFIIFALVTIVWKINEKNLAPAT
- the lpxK gene encoding tetraacyldisaccharide 4'-kinase, with amino-acid sequence MIKSWLDRIEKRVLQTMETPGPFDALSFDQVLAGCACLYQAGVRLRYAMYETGLKKKRRLDCPVISIGNLAVGGSGKTPMAVWLAKMLVEKGLRPVVISRGYRGTLENGAAVVSDGRDVFLDAKTCGDEPYMMAMEKIFPVVVGQDRYEAGLLALETFAPDVIILDDGFQHLRLARDLNLVLLDYTQPLGNGRMLPAGRLRETLCMAEKRIDAVVFTRCPPDVFQMDPFLEPGNRSFVDDIIKRLPSVPIFFSMHEPFVAQLFSAGEDDYKDDFQSQWLQGKRAVLFSGLARNDSFAQSAQDLGVNIADHFEFCDHYRYIEPDFRKISNRAKALNVDLILTTQKDWVKVNPLYFRDITVAVMGIRLQFFNSQSLKKFVLSQINRQSRASSGYPE
- a CDS encoding 3-deoxy-D-manno-octulosonic acid transferase, whose translation is MIVFYHLFTFAVFFFCLPFLPVIWMVSAKRRANLLQRLGLFTRLPKKEANTRRIWVHALSVGEVNSSLPLVQALKKKYPTHHIVLTASTKTGFERALELMPPERSGSLVSAVGYFPFDFWFAVMRVAWRISPDIVCLVETDLWPGFLSVMHRRGIPVVLVNARLSPKSLKGYRCIGPLAQLFFSKLSCVMAQTRQDALGFEQLGVPANRIQVTGNIKFDQPRPGLSPEDISGLARDLGFHPGYRIMIAGSTHPGEESMVIRAFIQARRRDPALKLVIAPRDPCRCPVLLRELPLEGFKVACYLDPLENKRNVDIMFLNTIGVLAKAYAVCEFAFVGGSLVDRGGHNLLEPAVFGKPVLFGSHMTDFREMAQLFIQGEGGIQVNDEKALARELEHMLRNPDHCRRIGQNALQIFKDNAGAIDNCLGRMESFLD
- the lptG gene encoding LPS export ABC transporter permease LptG, coding for MIKCLHKYWLKEFIRIFIIIQALVMVLFVFIDYLSHMDRMLEYDVSLGRGLWYVLLKMPYMFVQFTPAGLLLAVICVFGLMNRNEELTALKSSGISVYFLVKPAVWVGCALALLMVLLGETLIPLSMARSNHIRYHEMVENKGVVHSRKDIWIRSDKTLVHINFFDPVQKTVAGVTCTTMGDNFKIAWRIDAEKGGYDNGQWILEDVTEQVYDPKIDDYRVAIKPRKVTTLNLNPEDLGRMAKKTNEMSYTELRQYVEKVSAEGYDATTYKVDMYGKLAFPFICVIMALTGAATGMRGFVKTNLPVGIAVGMGFCFLYWFVFGFTASLGYAKILPAMVAAWLGNIVFLCLGCIYLIQTE
- the lptF gene encoding LPS export ABC transporter permease LptF, whose amino-acid sequence is MKLFKRIHTYLFFEFIPPFAISTFFLTSVFLMTRIPDITNMVVNYNASIMDIFLLISYTLPRFMEFTIPMSAMVSVLLTVMRMSGENEIIALKGAGMSLYKLLPPVLLFSLMTFLITMWVTVYGIPKGKLALKVKTIELARSSIDAALQERQFNSQLDGIMIYVAHVDMNTRDLTDVFIEDRRTADMVSISTAPRGRLVRQENRDVYTIRLYDGMINQVNVQDHSVTSINFGHYDINIDLAGMQKNQTKAVRKDFDEMGLHELVQRIRKGFKNSEMDSEARLVLHEKFSIPFACLALGVLAFPLGVQSSSLRKSNGLGMGIGFFLLYYLLLAFGWSGGEAGRYPPVIGMWLPNVVMGGAGIFLLIRNAKERPVHLPLWIQHLPAAVMGRFRKGTTKS